A section of the Falco peregrinus isolate bFalPer1 chromosome 3, bFalPer1.pri, whole genome shotgun sequence genome encodes:
- the CCN3 gene encoding CCN family member 3, whose amino-acid sequence MATGGGQGLPALLLLLLLRLSEVSGREPACPRPCGGRCPAEPPRCAPGVPAVLDGCSCCLVCARQRGESCSPLLPCDESSGLYCDRGPEDGGGAAGICMVLEGDNCVFDGMIYRNGETFQPSCKYQCTCRDGQIGCLPRCNLDLLLPGPDCPFPRKIEVPGECCEKWICDPTDEVILGGFAMAAYRQEATLGIDVLDSSANCIEQTTEWSACSKSCGMGFSTRVTNRNEQCEMVKQTRLCMIRPCENEEASDKKGKKCIRTKKSLKAVRFEYSNCTSVQAYKPRYCGLCNDGRCCTPHNTKTIQVEFRCLQGKVLKKPVMLINTCVCHNNCPQSNNAFFQPLDPTSSEAKI is encoded by the exons ATGGCGacgggcggcgggcagggcctgccagccctgctcctcctcctcctcctccggctGAGCGAG GTGAGCGGCCGCGAGCCGGCGTGTCCCCGGCCCTGCGGCGGGCGCTGCCCGGCCGAGCCGCCGCGCTGCGCTCCGGGGGTGCCCGCCGTGCTGGacggctgctcctgctgcctggtgTGCGCCCGGCAGCGCGGCGAGAGCTGCTCCCCGCTGCTGCCCTGCGACGAGAGCAGCGGCCTCTACTGCGACCGCGGCCCCGAGgacggcggcggggccgccggcaTCTGCATGG TGCTGGAGGGAGACAACTGCGTGTTCGACGGGATGATTTATCGCAACGGGGAGACgttccagcccagctgcaagTACCAGTGCACCTGCCGAGACGGACAGATCGGCTGCCTGCCCCGCTGCAACCTGGACCTGCTGCTCCCCGGCCCCGACTGCCCTTTCCCCAGGAAAATTGAAGTCCCTGGAGAGTGCTGTGAGAAGTGGATCTGCGACCCGACAGATGAAGTGATTTTGGGAGGTTTTGCTATGGCTG CCTACAGGCAAGAGGCCACACTTGGGATCGATGTGTTGGATTCAAGTGCCAATTGTATTGAGCAGACAACAGAATGGAGTGCTTGTTCCAAAAGCTGTGGAATGGGTTTTTCCACCCGTGTTACCAACAGAAATGAACAGTGTGAGATGGTGAAGCAGACACGGCTCTGCATGATAAGACCCTGTGAAAATGAAGAGGCATCTGATAAG aaaggaaagaaatgtatCCGAACAAAGAAGTCTTTGAAAGCCGTTCGCTTTGAATACAGTAACTGCACTAGTGTGCAGGCATACAAACCTCGTTACTGTGGCCTCTGCAATGACGGGCGATGCTGTACCCCACACAACACCAAAACAATTCAAGTTGAGTTCCGCTGTCTTCAGGGCAAAGTCCTAAAAAAGCCAGTGATGTTGATCAACACCTGTGTCTGTCATAACAACTGTCCTCAGAGTAACAATGCTTTCTTCCAGCCGTTAGATCCGACATCTAGTGaagcaaaaatatga